In Pseudomonadota bacterium, the sequence CAACGCGGGGTACCCGCGCCGCTCGGCGAGGAGGCGGAGGACGTCCACGCGCGAGCCGCCCCCCGCGGGGTGCCGCCCGAGCAGGAGCTCGTAGAGGGTGACGCCGAGCGAGAAGACGTCGCTGCGCCGGTCGACGGCCTCCCCCGCCGCCTGCTCCGGGGACATGTAGTGCAGCTTCCCCTTGACGATGTCGGCGTCGTCCGTCGCGCGCTGCGCCTCGGAGAACGCGATGCCGAAGTCGCAGAGCTTGACCTCGCCGGCGCGGCTCACGAGGACGTTGTTCGGCGATACGTCCCGGTGCACGAGCTTGAGCGGGTTGCCCGCGGCGTCGCACGCCGTGTGCGCGTAGTGCAGCGCCGACGCGACGCCGATGCCGATCCACAGGGCGACGTCGGGGGGCAGCGCGATCCCCTCCACCCGGCACGTCTCCACCATCGTCTCGGCGTCGATGCCGTCGATGAACTCCATGACGAGGTAGGGCCGACCCTCGATCTGGCCGAAGTCGAAGATCGGCACGATGTTCCCGTGGACGAAGCCGGCGAGCGTCTTCGCCTCCTCCGTGAACATGGAGACGAACCGCGGATCCGCGCCGAGGTCGGGGCGGATCATCTTGACGACGATCGGCTTGATGAAGCCGCCCGGGCCCCGGGTCTCGCCGAGGAAGAGCTCGGCCATGCCCCCGGAGGCGATCTGGCGTTTCAGGATGTATGGTCCGAACGATCTCGGCCAGCCGACGGCGTCCTGCATCCTTCTTTGCTACAGAGCGGGCGCGCCCGAGTCAACAACCCGTCGAGCCTTTGCCGCTCACCAGCGCGCGAGCACCTCGGTGACCACGAGATCGTCGCCGTCCCGCGCCACGCCGACGCCCAGGTGCGTGTACGAGCGGCTGAGCAGCTCGATCCTGTGCGACGGGCTCGCCATGAGGTTGCGGTGCACCCGGGAGGCGCTCGAGCTGCGCGCGACGTTCTCCCCAAACGCGGACGGGGCGAGCTCCGAGGCGCGCAGCCTGTCGGCGAGC encodes:
- a CDS encoding CAP domain-containing protein yields the protein GWAEAPDARIVTLVNAARKRLGLAPLARDARLDRVAAAHCADMVALGYFGHRSPSGAMLADRLRASELAPSAFGENVARSSSASRVHRNLMASPSHRIELLSRSYTHLGVGVARDGDDLVVTEVLARW